The following are encoded in a window of Perca flavescens isolate YP-PL-M2 chromosome 24, PFLA_1.0, whole genome shotgun sequence genomic DNA:
- the dock9b gene encoding dedicator of cytokinesis protein 9 isoform X3 — protein sequence MASAPPEARKFTRGLNKPGTAAELRQSVSEAVRTSVLMIKPKIIEPLDYENVLLQRKTQIISDVLRDMLQFPTDDFQISCLRRQGRTLFSTVPETAEKEAQSLFVQECIKTYKSDWHVVNYKYEEYSGDFRQLPNKALRPEKLAAHLFEVDEDKEKDEDTASLGSQKGGVSKHGWLYKGNMNSAISVTMRSFKRRYFHLAQLGDGSYNLNFYKDENTSKEPKGTIFLDSCMGVVQNSKVRRFAFELKMQDKSTFLLAAESEAEMEEWIGTLNKILHSSFEQAMQEKRNGDLHDDEEHGKTDLSSGSFQDSFQTARDIESKMRSEARLKLFTLDPDTQKLDFSGIEPDVRQFEEKFGKRVLVSCHDLSFNLQGCVAENEEGPTTNVEPFYVVLSLFDVQNGRKISADFHVDLNHPLVRKMTSGSSSRQDLHINGSCDGPLAGLRQGSGLPVGALQYPRQGVFSVTCPHPEIFLVARIEKVLQGGITHCTEPYMKSSDSAKMAQKVLKNAKTACSRLGQYRMPFAWAARPVFKDASGSLDKSSRFSALYRQDSSKLSDEDMFKLLTDFRKPEKMAKLPVLLGNLDATIDSVAPDVTNCVTSSYIPVRNFEGNGPEGALLEVEEFVPCIAKCSQPFTIYKNHLYVYPKHLKYDGQKCFAKARNIAVCIEFKDSDEDEAQPVKCIYGHPGGPLFTKQAYAAVLHHQQNPEFYDEIKIELPTQLHEKHHLLFTFYHVSCDSNSKKKDLVESPVGSAWLPLLRDGRVIMNEQLLPVAANLPAGYLGSQDGVNKNSGSEIKWVDGGKSLFKVSTHLVSTVYTQDQHLQNFFHHCQIMELSEQASEGELVKYLKSLHAMEGHVMVNFLPTILNQLFCVLTRATHEDVAVNVTRVMVHVVAQCHEEGLEHYLRSYIKFVFKPEPYSSTNVKTVHEELAKAMTAILKPSTDFLTSNKLLKYSWYFFEALVKSMAHYLIESGKVKLSRNQRFSASFYHAVETLVNMLMPHITQKYKDNLDAARNANHSLAVFIKRCFTFMDRGFIFKQINNYMNCFMPGDPKTLYEFKFEFLRVVCNHEHYVPLNLPMPFGKGRIQRFQDLQLDYSLTDDFCRNHFLVGLLLREVGAALQEFREIRQIAIQVLKGLMIKHTFDDRYAAKSQQARLATLYLPLFGLFQENVHRLDIKESAPLSNHNNAREDSLVPNSMVTPQKSGNCIENALHKDVFGVISGTASPHSSTPNMSSVHHADSRGSLVSTDSGNSLLDKSSDKTNSLEKNQCVSALGSSVLRCDKLDRDEIKNLLMGFLHILKSMSEEALFAYWNKAAPSELMDFFTLIEVCLHQFRYMGKRFIVSRSQEGAGPVAPERKSLTLPVSRNRAGILHARLQQLGTLENAHTFNNMYSHTEADVSSQCLLEANVSTEVCLTVLDTLSIFIMGFKTQLNSDLGHNPLMKKVFQVHLCFLQIPQSEAALKQVFTSIRTFIYKFPCTFFDGRADMCASLCYEILKCCNSKLSSIRSDAAHLLYFLMKSNFDYTGRKSFVRTHLQVVIAVSQLIADVIGIGGTRFQQSLSIINNCANGDKSIKHTAFPSDVKDLTKRIRTVLMATEQMKEHENDPEMLVDLQYSLAKSYTSTPELRKTWVDSMARIHNKNGNLSEAAMCYVHVAALVAEYLWRKGMFRQGCSAFRVITPNIDEEAAMMEDVGMQDVHFNEEVLMELLEECADGLWKAERYELIADVYRLIIPIYEQRRDFEKLTHLYDTLHRAYTKVMEVMHSGKRLLGTYFRVAFFGQGFFEDEDGKEYIYKEPKFTPLSEISQRLLKLYSDKFGQENVKIIQDSGKVNPKDLDSKYAYIQVTHVTPYLDDKELEDRKTDFEKSHNIRRFVFETPFTESGKKQGGVEEQCKRRTVLTTTHCFPYVKKRIAVMYQHQTDLSPIEVAIDEMSAKVAELRLLCSASEVDMIRLQLKLQGSISVQVNAGPLAYARAFLDDSSAKRYPDNKVKQLKEMFRQFVDACGQALGVNERLIKEDQQEYHDEMKANYRDLTRELSNIMHEQINPVENGTRSTLSDSVGIFNAISGTPTSAHPHGSTTIL from the exons GACACAGCCTCCCTCGGATCTCAGAAGGGAGGAGTGTCTAAACATGGCTGGCTGTACAAAGGCAACATGAACAGTGCAATCAGTGTTACTATGCGG TCCTTCAAGAGGAGGTACTTCCATCTGGCCCAGCTGGGAGATGGATCCTACAACCTCAACTTCTACAAGGATGAGAACACCTCCAAGGAACCCAAAGGAACCATCTTCCTTGACTCATGCATGGGGGTTGTTCAG AACAGCAAAGTGCGTCGGTTTGCCTTTGAGCTGAAGATGCAGGATAAGAGTACGTTCCTGCTGGCTGCAGAAAGCGAAGCAGAGATGGAGGAGTGGATCGGCACCCTCAACAAGATTCTCCACAGCAGCTTTGAACAGGCCATGCAGGAGAAGAGGAACGGAGACCTGCATGacg ATGAGGAGCATGGAAAAACAGACCTCTCCTCTGGAAGTTTTCAAGACAGCTTTCAG ACTGCCAGAGATATTGAGTCTAAAATGAGGAGTGAAGCTCGCCTGAAACTGTTCACTCTGGACCCTGACACACAG AAACTGGACTTCTCTGGCATTGAGCCAGATGTGCGGCAGTTTGAAGAGAAGTTTGGGAAGAGAGTCCTAGTCAGCTGTCATGACCTGTCTTTCAACCTGCAGGGCTGTGTTGCAGAGAATGAAGAGGGGCCAACAACTAAT GTGGAGCCTTTCTATGTGGTCTTGTCCCTCTTCGACGTCCAGAACGGTAGAAAGATCTCGGCCGACTTCCACGTGGATCTCAACCACCCTTTGGTCCGAAAAATGACGTCAGGCTCTAGTAGCAGACAAGACTTGCACATCAATGGCAGTTGTGACGGTCCCCTGGCTGGTCTCAGGCAGGGCAGTGGGCTCCCAGTGGGTGCTCTCCAGTACCCCAGACAGGGGGTGTTCTCAGTCACGTGCCCCCATCCAGAGATCTTCCTGGTGGCCAGGATTGAGAAGGTCCTGCAGGGGGGGATCACCCACTGCACTGAACCCTACATGAAGAGTTCAGACTCCGCCAAG ATGGCACAAAAGGTGCTGAAGAATGCTAAGACAGCCTGCAGCAGACTGGGACAGTACAGGATGCCTTTTGCCTGGGCTGCAAG GCCTGTGTTCAAAGATGCATCAGGAAGTTTGGACAAAAGCTCTCGCTTCTCTGCTCTTTACAGACAGGACAGCAGCAAGCTGTCAGACGAGGACATGTTCAAACTGCTGACTGACTTCAGAAA ACCAGAGAAAATGGCCAAACTCCCTGTGCTCTTAGGCAACTTGGATGCAACGATTGACAGCGTGGCCCCGGATGTAACCA ATTGTGTCACTTCCTCCTACATCCCTGTGAGGAACTTTGAAGGCAATGGGCCTGAAGGCGCTCTTCTGGAGGTGGAGGAGTTTGTACCTTGCATCGCTAAGTGCTCCCAACCATTCACCATCTATAAAAACCACCTTTATGTGTACCCAAAACACCTCAAATATGACGGACAGAAATGCTTTGCTAAG GCGAGGAATATTGCAGTTTGCATTGAATTCAAGGATTCTGATGAGGATGAAGCCCAGCCGGTGAAG TGCATCTATGGTCATCCGGGAGGTCCTCTCTTCACTAAGCAGGCATATGCAGCTGTCCTGCACCATCAGCAGAACCCAGAGTTCTATGATGAG ATAAAGATAGAGCTGCCTACTCAGCTGCATGAGAAGCATCACCTTCTCTTCACATTCTATCATGTTAGCTGTGACAGCAACAGCAAGAAGAAAGACCTGGTGGAGTCTCCAG TGGGTTCAGCATGGCTGCCTCTGCTAAGGGATGGCAGAGTCATCATGAATGAACAGCTGCTGCCTGTGGCCGCCAATCTGCCCGCGGGGTACCTCGGCTCCCAGGATGGTGTCAACAAG AACTCTGGCTCGGAGATTAAATGGGTGGACGGAGGAAAATCCCTGTTCAAAGTCTCGACTCATCTTGTTTCCACAGTTTACACTCAG GATCAGCACTTGCaaaacttcttccaccactgtcaaATCATGGAGCTGTCAGAACAAGCTTCAGAGGGAGAGCTGGTGAAATACCTGAAG AGTCTCCATGCGATGGAGGGTCATGTGATGGTCAACTTTCTGCCCACCATCCTTAACCAGCTGTTCTGTGTCCTAACCAGAGCCACACATGAGGATGTGGCTGTCAACGTGACCAG gGTGATGGTTCATGTTGTGGCACAGTGCCATGAAGAAGGGCTTGAACATTACTTGAGATCGTATATCAAG TTTGTGTTTAAGCCAGAGCCTTATTCCTCCACCAATGTAAAAACGGTTCATGAGGAGCTGGCTAAAGCTATGACAGCCATTCTCAAGCCATCCACTGACTTCCTGACTAGCAACAAGCTCCTGAAG TACTCGTGGTACTTCTTTGAAGCTCTGGTGAAATCAATGGCTCATTATCTCATAGAGAGTGGGAAGGTCAAG CTCTCCAGGAACCAGCGTTTTTCAGCTTCTTTCTACCATGCAGTGGAGACCCTGGTGAATATGCTGATGCCACACATCACCCAAAAATACAAGGACAACCTGGATGCGGCTCGCAATGCCAATCACAGCCTGGCAGTTTTCATAAAG CGCTGCTTCACCTTCATGGACCGAGGCTTCATATTCAAGCAGATCAACAACTACATGAACTGTTTTATGCCTGGAGACCCAAAG ACTTTGTATGAATTCAAGTTTGAGTTCCTGCGGGTTGTTTGCAACCATGAGCACTACGTCCCTCTTAATCTGCCCATGCCCTTTGGAAAAGGCCGAATTCAAAGGTTCCAAG ATCTTCAGCTGGACTATTCTCTGACTGATGACTTCTGTCGAAACCACTTCCTGGTGGGGCTGCTGCTGAGGGAAGTGGGCGCTGCTCTTCAGGAGTTTCGAGAGATTCGTCAGATCGCCATCCAGGTGCTCAAGGGGCTGATGATCAAACACACGTTTGACGACCGCTATGCCGCGAAA AGCCAGCAAGCCAGACTTGCCACCCTCTACCTTCCTCTGTTTGGTCTGTTCCAGGAAAACGTCCACAGACTTGACATTAAGGAGTCCGCCCCTCTCAGCAACCACAAT AATGCCAGGGAGGATTCTCTGGTACCCAACTCCATGGTGACCCCTCAGAAATCTGGGAACTGCATAGAAAATGCTCTCCACAAAGATGTATTTGGAGTCATCTCTGGAACAG CCTCGCCTCACAGCTCCACTCCCAACATGAGCTCAGTTCACCATGCAGACTCCAGAGGCTCTCTGGTCTCCACTGACTCTGGAAACAGCCTGCTAGACAAGAGCAGTGACAAGACTAACTCCCTGGAGAAG AACCAGTGTGTCTCGGCTCTGGGCAGCAGTGTGCTGCGCTGTGACAAACTGGACCGGGACGAGATCAAAAACCTGTTAATGGGCTTTCTGCATATCCTCAAGAGCATGTCGGAGG AGGCCCTTTTTGCATACTGGAACAAAGCCGCTCCCTCAGAACTAATGGACTTCTTTACCTTAATAGA AGTCTGCCTTCATCAGTTTAGATACATGGGGAAGAGATTCATCGTCAG CAGGAGCCAGGAGGGGGCAGGGCCTGTAGCTCCAGAAAGGAAGTCTCTGACTCTGCCTGTTTCTCGTAACAGGGCGGGGATCTTGCATGCCCGCCTTCAGCAGCTGGGAACTCTGGAGAACGCTCACACCTTCAACAACA tgtactCCCATACGGAAGCAGACGTAAGCAGCCAGTGCCTCCTAGAGGCCAATGTGTCTACAGAGGTATGCCTGACTGTGCTGGACACACTCAGCATCTTCATCATGGGATTCAAG ACTCAGCTGAATTCAGATCTTGGTCACAACCCCCTGATGAAGAAAGTTTTCCAGGTCCATCTGTGCTTCCTGCAGATCCCTCAGTCTGAAGCCGCCCTCAAACAGGTCTTCACCTCAATCAGGACCTTCATCTACAAG TTCCCCTGTACCTTCTTTGACGGCCGGGCCGACATGTGTGCCTCTCTATGCTATGAAATCCTCAAGTGCTGTAACTCCAAGCTGAGCTCGATCCGCAGTGATGCCGCCCATCTTCTCTACTTCCTCATGAAAAGCAACTTCGACTATACTGGACGCAAGTCTTTTGTACGAACACACCTGCAG GTGGTAATTGCGGTCAGTCAGCTGATTGCTGATGTCATCGGCATCGGGGGTACCCGTTTCCAGCAATCTCTCTCCATCATTAACAACTGTGCCAACGGTGACAAAAGCATCAAG CACACGGCATTTCCGTCCGATGTGAAGGACCTGACAAAGCGCATCAGGACAGTGCTGATGGCCACAGAACAGATGAAGGAGCATGAGAATGACCCGGAGATGCTGGTGGACCTCCAGTACAGCTTGGCCAAGTCCTACACCAGCACGCCCGAGCTCCGCAAGACCTGGGTGGACAGCATGGCTCGCATCCACAACAAGAACGGAAATCTTTCagag GCCGCCATGTGTTACGTGCATGTTGCTGCCCTGGTAGCAGAGTACCTATGGAGGAAAG GTATGTTCAGGCAGGGCTGCTCGGCTTTTCGTGTCATCACTCCAAACATCGACGAGGAGGCAGCCATGATGGAGGACGTGGGGATGCAGGATGTTCACTTCAATGAG GAGGTGCTGATGGAGCTGTTGGAGGAGTGTGCCGATGGCCTCTGGAAGGCGGAGCGTTATGAGCTCATCGCTGATGTCTACAGGCTAATCATTCCTATCTACGAACAGCGCAGAGACTTTGAG AAACTGACTCACCTGTATGATACCCTTCACCGTGCCTATACTAAAGTGATGGAGGtgatgcattctgggaaaaGACTGCTGGGCACATACTTCAGAGTGGCCTTCTTTGGACAG GGCTTCTTTGAGGATGAAGACGGAAAGGAATACATCTACAAGGAGCCAAAGTTCACTCCTCTGTCTGAGATTTCCCAGAGGCTCCTGAAGCTCTACTCCGACAAGTTTGGTCAGGAGAATGTCAAAATTATTCAGGACTCTGGGAAG GTGAACCCGAAGGACCTAGACTCAAAGTACGCCTACATCCAGGTGACCCACGTCACACCGTACCTAGACGACAAGGAGCTGGAGGACAGGAAGACCGATTTCGAGAAGAGTCACAACATCCGACGCTTTGTGTTCGAGACTCCATTCACCGAGTCGGGCAAGAAGCAGGGAGGGGTGGAGGAGCAGTGTAAACGCCGAACCGTTCTCACCA CCACCCACTGTTTCCCCTACGTGAAGAAGCGTATAGCAGTCATGTACCAACACCAGACCGACCTGAGTCCCATTGAGGTGGCCATAGACGAGATGAGTGCCAAGGTGGCCGAGCTGCGACTGCTGTGCTCGGCCTCCGAGGTGGACATGATCCGCCTGCAGCTCAAACTGCAAGGCAGCATCAGTGTTCAG GTCAATGCTGGTCCTCTTGCCTACGCCAGAGCCTTCCTCGACGACAGCAGTGCCAAGAGATATCCTGACAACAAGGTCAAACAACTGAAAGAGATGTTCAG GCAGTTTGTGGATGCCTGCGGCCAGGCGCTGGGAGTGAACGAGAGGCTGATCAAAGAGGACCAGCAGGAGTATCATGATGAGATGAAGGCCAACTACAGGGACCTGACCAGAGAGCTGTCAAACATCATGCATGAACAG ATAAACCCAGTGGAAAACGGTACAAGGAGCACTCTGTCCGACTCGGTGGGCATCTTCAACGCCATCAGTGGCACACCAACCAGTGCCCACCCACATGGCTCAACCACCATCCTCTGA